The window CGCTGCGCACCGAGTTCGGTGACAGCAAGCCGCTGAGCGGCGCCCGGATCGCCGGCTCGCTGCACATGACCGTGCAGACCGCCGTCCTGATCGAGACCCTGGTCGCACTCGGCGCCGAGGTCCGCTGGGTGTCCTGCAACATCTTCTCCACCCAGGACGAGGCCGCCGCCGCGGTCGTCGTCGGTCCGAACGGGACCGTCGACGCGCCGGCCGGTGTCCCGGTCTTCGCCTGGAAGGGCGAGACGCTGGAGGAGTACTGGTGGGCGACGATGCGCCTGTTCGAGTTCAGTGACGGCCAGGGCCCGAACATGATCCTCGACGACGGCGGTGACGCCACCCTGCTCGTGCACAAGGGCGTCGAGTTCGAGGGCGCGGGCGCGGTTCCGGCCACCACGGCCGAGGACAACCACGAGTACTCGATCATCCTGGAGTCGCTGCGTGCCAGCCTCGCCTCGGACAAGGGCCGGTTCACCCGGATCGCGGCCGAGATCAAGGGCGTGACCGAGGAGACCACGACCGGTGTGGCCCGGCTCTACAAGCTCGCCAAGGAGGGCACCCTGCTCTTCCCGGCGATCAACGTCAACGACGCGGTCACCAAGAGCAAGTTCGACAACAAGTACGGCATCCGCCACTCGCTGGTCGACGGCCTCAACCGGGCGACCGACGTGATGCTCGGCGGCAAGCTCGCCGTGGTCTGCGGTTACGGCGACGTCGGCAAGGGCTCGGCGGAGACGCTGCGTGGCCAGGGCGCCCGTGTCGTGGTCACCGAGGTCGACCCGATCTGCGCGCTGCAGGCCGCGATGGACGGCATGCAGGTCGTCCGGCTCGAGGACGTGGTCGGTGAGGCCGACATCTTCATCACCACCACCGGCGGCACCGACATCATCACCGTCGAGCACCTGTCGGCGATGAAGCACAACGCGATCGTCGGCAACGTCGGCCACTTCGACGACGAGATCGACATGGCCGGTCTGGCCAAGGTCGCGGGCATCGAGAAGGTCGAGATCAAGCCGCAGGTGCACGAGTGGCGCTTCCCGGACGGCCACTCGGTGATCGTCCTGTCCGAGGGCCGCCTGATGAACCTGGGCAACGCGACCGGTCACCCGAGCTTCGTGATGTCGAACTCGTTCACCAACCAGGTGATGGCCCAGATCGAGCTCTGGACCAAGCCGGAGGCGTACGAGAAGCAGGTCTACGTGCTGCCGAAGCACCTGGACGAGAAGGTGGCCCGGCTGCACCTGGACGCGCTCGGCGTCCGGCTGACCACCCTCACCAAGAAGCAGGCGGAGTACCTGGGCGTCGACGTCGAGGGCCCGTTCAAGCCGGAGCACTACCGGTACTGATCTTCCGTACCACGACGCGCCCGACCATCGCCCGATGGCCGGGCGCGTCCCTTTTAGCCCGTTTATGCTGCGATTATGTCTTTCTGTCACAAGATTTTTACGTTCAGTGTGGTGGCCCTCATCGGCCTCTCCGCCGGCCCCGCGACCGCCGCACCAACCCACCCGGAGGGCACCCGGCCGACCGGCGTCGCGGCCCGCCCGGCCAGCCCGGAGGCCGAGTTCCTGATCGCCGTGCACCAGGGCAACCTGGCCCAGATCGCGGCCGGGAAGCTGGCCGCACACAGGAGCGAGAGCCGGACCGTACGCCGGCTCGGCAAGCGGTTCGCGGCGTACCACAAGAAGCTTGATGCCCAGGTCAAGCTGGCTGCCGAGGCTCTCGACGTGCGCCTGCCGGAGGAGCCGAACTCGGAGCAGCTCGGGCTCGTCGGGCAGTACCGGACCGCGGCCGTCGCCGATTTCGACACC of the Actinoplanes sichuanensis genome contains:
- the ahcY gene encoding adenosylhomocysteinase; the encoded protein is MSDKLRSVNGLDFAVADLSLAEAGRHQLRLAEHEMPGLMSLRTEFGDSKPLSGARIAGSLHMTVQTAVLIETLVALGAEVRWVSCNIFSTQDEAAAAVVVGPNGTVDAPAGVPVFAWKGETLEEYWWATMRLFEFSDGQGPNMILDDGGDATLLVHKGVEFEGAGAVPATTAEDNHEYSIILESLRASLASDKGRFTRIAAEIKGVTEETTTGVARLYKLAKEGTLLFPAINVNDAVTKSKFDNKYGIRHSLVDGLNRATDVMLGGKLAVVCGYGDVGKGSAETLRGQGARVVVTEVDPICALQAAMDGMQVVRLEDVVGEADIFITTTGGTDIITVEHLSAMKHNAIVGNVGHFDDEIDMAGLAKVAGIEKVEIKPQVHEWRFPDGHSVIVLSEGRLMNLGNATGHPSFVMSNSFTNQVMAQIELWTKPEAYEKQVYVLPKHLDEKVARLHLDALGVRLTTLTKKQAEYLGVDVEGPFKPEHYRY
- a CDS encoding DUF4142 domain-containing protein, giving the protein MALIGLSAGPATAAPTHPEGTRPTGVAARPASPEAEFLIAVHQGNLAQIAAGKLAAHRSESRTVRRLGKRFAAYHKKLDAQVKLAAEALDVRLPEEPNSEQLGLVGQYRTAAVADFDTLFVDTQLAAYERAAKLARLVSAVSTDPSIAKIVENASPVIEENRLALTAARDRLAKEQRRQ